The Bifidobacterium actinocoloniiforme DSM 22766 genomic sequence ATTGAGACGATCAGTCAGCTGGGCTTCGGAGGCATCTTCGTGCCGTCCGGGCAGGCTGAGGAAGCTATGGGCGGTTCGGCTTCACCCGCCGAGACCTTGACGGCTAACATCACCGGGGCTGACGGAACCCAGCAAGTGGTCACCGGGCCTTCAGGCACTTACTTCCGCCTGACCCGCGTCGACGCCAGTCATCAGGGGGTCCACCTGGAGGGTGAGCGAGCTGCTGCCGGCTTGTGGTGGCGGCCGGTCTGGCTTTGGTCGTTGGGCTTGGTCCTTCTGGCCTACTGCTTGGTCGCCCTGCCTCGATGGACCCTGAGCGAAGGGAGCGCAGCATGAGCACGAACGCATCGCCGCAGTCGGCCCAGCAGGACAGCAAGGCCCAGGACGTCCCAAAGGCTCAAGTCCCGCAAGGGCGGCGGATGGGGAGAGTCGTAACCTCCGCTTTGACGGCTCTGATCATCATCGCCTTGGCCCTGGCTCTCCTGCTGCTGAGGCCCCCGAGCGCGCTGAGTGACCAGGGGCGGGTCGCGGACATCGGTTCCAGACAGGTCAGTCAGCTGAACTTGACGGATTACTGCCCCGCCCGTATGAGTTTGGCGGACACCACTGGTTTCGGCGAAGCTAAGCCGGATGAAGGCAACATCGCCTCGGCTTCCCGGTATGCGGCTTTTGGTCCTGTCTATGCCTCCTACGCGCGCACAGTGGGATCCGACGACGAGCTCAAGCTGAACGACGCCGACCCCAGTGACGACGACCAGGTTCAGACGGCCTCAAGCCCAGCCGGCGAAGGAGGCAGCATCCAATCCACGCGCTTGCTCAAAGCCGTTCAGGGGGCCGGCGCCGCGTCGTCGATGGTCTCTTGGGCTACTTCCGGTGATCTCAGGGGTGTGCAGGCGGCTTCTTGCCTGCCCACAGGCTTCGAGCGCTCCTTCTTGCTGCCAGCCAGTCAGAAGGGATGGTCGCAGCAGCTGGTTGTGTACAACCCCTCGACTAAGGCCGCCAGCGTGAACTTGGAAGCGTATGGGACCAGCGCGCGCGGACCCCTGGCCTTGAACACGCGCGGAGTGGTTACCGTCAAGGCTGGTGGGGATTCTGTGTACGATTTGGCGGCGGCCGCGCCGGGTCAGGACGCGCTTTTCGTGCGTTTGACCGGCACCGACGCCCCGGTCGCCGCCACGGTTCGGCTGAGCGCCATGTCCGGCACCGACGCTCTGGGCTCGGATTTCGCCACAGACATCGGCCAGGAGTCGCGTCAGGCCGTCCTGCCGGGGGTGGAGGGCGGCGATCAGCCCCAGCTTCTGTTGATGAGCCAGGGCAAGGCCCATATCAAGGCTTCCTGGGTCTTAAGCACTGGCTCCACCCAAGCTAAGGAAGCCGATCTGCCTGGCGGACGAGTGGCCGCGATTGACATGGGCCAGGCACCCGAAGGCGCGGTGGGCTTGAGTCTGGATGCGGATGCGCCAGTGCTTAGCGCCGCTAAGCTGACCAGGCAGGGGCAGGATGGCCAATCCGACTTCGCCATGTTGGCACCCGCCAGTGCCCGGAAGGTCAGCGCCATAGCCTTGCCTGATCAAGCGGTCGGCAGTCTGGCGCTGGTCAATGTCAGCGGCCGCGAGTCCTCGGCCACGCTCGTAGGTCTCGACGGCGCTGGCAAGCGAACCGGCTCGCGGAGCCTGAACTTGAACCCTGGGCAGGGAACCATCGTCAGCATGGCGGACCTGGGGCATGGCACCGCTCTTGCGCGCTTGGAGGATTCGAACGCCACCTTGGCCTGGTCGGCTCGTGTAGGGGTGGACGCGGTCTCCCAGGCTGGGGTGACGGGCTTGGCTGTGGTCGGGGCGCAGGCTTTGGAGCCGCAGACCCTGCGTGTGCGCGCCCAGCAGGACAGGACCTTAGTCAGGTAGGGGGGCTGAATCGGCCGGCCCGGCTTAGGCCCCCCAAGAGGGGTCGATGTCCTCCGGGTGGC encodes the following:
- a CDS encoding DUF5719 family protein, with the translated sequence MSTNASPQSAQQDSKAQDVPKAQVPQGRRMGRVVTSALTALIIIALALALLLLRPPSALSDQGRVADIGSRQVSQLNLTDYCPARMSLADTTGFGEAKPDEGNIASASRYAAFGPVYASYARTVGSDDELKLNDADPSDDDQVQTASSPAGEGGSIQSTRLLKAVQGAGAASSMVSWATSGDLRGVQAASCLPTGFERSFLLPASQKGWSQQLVVYNPSTKAASVNLEAYGTSARGPLALNTRGVVTVKAGGDSVYDLAAAAPGQDALFVRLTGTDAPVAATVRLSAMSGTDALGSDFATDIGQESRQAVLPGVEGGDQPQLLLMSQGKAHIKASWVLSTGSTQAKEADLPGGRVAAIDMGQAPEGAVGLSLDADAPVLSAAKLTRQGQDGQSDFAMLAPASARKVSAIALPDQAVGSLALVNVSGRESSATLVGLDGAGKRTGSRSLNLNPGQGTIVSMADLGHGTALARLEDSNATLAWSARVGVDAVSQAGVTGLAVVGAQALEPQTLRVRAQQDRTLVR